One Phenylobacterium hankyongense DNA segment encodes these proteins:
- a CDS encoding 50S ribosomal protein L25/general stress protein Ctc has protein sequence MADIVLNVEVRERTGTGGARVARRSGLVPGVLYGGDKDPVAIAVKSNEFRKALYTGKLLGHLVTLKYGAETQPVIAKAIDMHPVTDEPMHFDLYRVDAHQQIKIAVPLHFQNHEDSPGLKRGGTLNVVFHEVQLSCPADQIPEEVVFDLTGLDIGDTIRVSDLKLPANIEAAVDGDTVVATVAGASAQMSEDAAADTETAEAAAPAAEE, from the coding sequence ATGGCCGATATCGTATTGAACGTTGAAGTGCGCGAGCGGACCGGCACCGGTGGCGCGCGCGTCGCCCGCCGCTCCGGCCTGGTCCCGGGCGTGCTCTACGGCGGCGACAAGGACCCCGTGGCCATCGCCGTGAAGTCCAACGAGTTCCGCAAGGCGCTCTACACCGGCAAGCTGCTGGGCCACCTGGTGACCCTGAAGTACGGCGCCGAGACCCAGCCGGTCATCGCCAAGGCGATCGACATGCACCCGGTCACCGACGAGCCGATGCACTTCGACCTCTACCGGGTCGACGCGCACCAGCAGATCAAGATCGCCGTGCCGCTGCACTTCCAGAACCACGAGGACTCGCCCGGCCTGAAGCGCGGCGGCACGCTGAACGTGGTGTTCCACGAAGTGCAGCTGTCCTGCCCGGCCGACCAGATCCCGGAAGAGGTCGTGTTCGACCTGACCGGCCTGGACATCGGCGACACCATCCGCGTCTCCGACCTGAAGCTGCCGGCCAATATCGAAGCGGCGGTCGACGGCGACACCGTGGTGGCCACCGTGGCCGGCGCCTCGGCGCAGATGTCGGAAGACGCTGCGGCGGACACCGAAACCGCGGAAGCTGCGGCTCCGGCGGCCGAGGAATAG
- a CDS encoding ribose-phosphate pyrophosphokinase: MKLLAGNSNPTLAQAVSTHLDVPLTKAQVKRFPDNEVWVTIDENVRGEDVFVLQSTSYPANDNLMELLICIDALKRASAKRITAVMPYFGYARQDRKTGGRTPISAKLVANLITRAGADRVLTMDLHSGQIQGFFDIPTDNLHAAPLMAQDIKEHYSKTNELLIVSPDVGGVVRALAVASRLNADLAIVDKRRSGPGKSEVANIIGDVSGRRLILFDDIVDSAGTLCSAAQSLIDAGATEVSAYVTHGVLSGPAIDRVKKSVLKELVISDSIEPPEQGPKSEKIRRVSCAPLIGEAIRRIANEESVSKLFD; encoded by the coding sequence ATGAAGCTGCTGGCCGGCAACTCCAACCCAACGCTGGCCCAGGCGGTCTCCACCCACCTGGATGTGCCGCTCACCAAGGCGCAGGTGAAGCGGTTCCCGGACAACGAGGTCTGGGTGACCATCGACGAGAACGTCCGCGGCGAGGACGTCTTCGTGCTGCAGTCCACCAGCTACCCCGCCAACGACAACCTGATGGAGCTGTTGATCTGCATCGATGCGCTGAAGCGCGCCTCGGCCAAGCGGATCACGGCGGTGATGCCCTACTTCGGCTACGCCCGGCAGGACCGGAAGACCGGCGGCCGCACGCCGATCTCCGCCAAGCTGGTGGCCAACCTGATCACCCGCGCCGGCGCCGACCGGGTGCTGACGATGGATCTGCACTCCGGCCAGATCCAGGGCTTCTTCGACATCCCCACCGACAACCTGCATGCCGCGCCGCTGATGGCGCAGGACATCAAGGAACATTATTCCAAGACCAACGAGCTGCTGATCGTCTCGCCCGACGTCGGCGGCGTGGTCCGCGCGCTCGCCGTCGCCAGCCGGCTGAACGCCGACCTCGCCATCGTCGACAAGCGCCGCAGCGGGCCCGGCAAGTCCGAGGTCGCCAACATCATCGGCGACGTCAGCGGCCGCCGGCTGATCCTGTTCGACGACATCGTCGATTCGGCCGGCACCCTGTGCAGCGCGGCCCAGTCGCTGATCGACGCCGGCGCCACCGAGGTCTCCGCCTACGTCACCCACGGCGTGCTCTCCGGCCCGGCCATCGACCGGGTGAAGAAGTCGGTGCTGAAGGAACTGGTGATCTCCGATTCCATCGAGCCGCCGGAGCAGGGCCCGAAGAGCGAGAAGATCCGTCGCGTCAGCTGCGCGCCGTTGATCGGCGAGGCGATCCGCCGCATCGCCAATGAAGAGTCGGTATCGAAACTGTTCGACTGA
- the pgeF gene encoding peptidoglycan editing factor PgeF, whose amino-acid sequence MSALPVLTSPLLDVAGVRHAFFTRQGGVSQGIYASLNVGLGSNDDPEAVRENRRRAAAHFAAGTIVTAYQVHSPDAVLASQPWPEAAPHADAVVSATPGLVCGALAADCAPVLIADPEARVVAAAHAGWKGALTGVVESAVAQMEALGATRSRMRAAVGPCIGPQSYEVGLEFLDRFTAADRGHAQFFAPGAAPEKRLFDLPAFVLARLRAAGIEACEWVGRDTCAEPELFFSNRRAFRTAELDYGRLLSAIVLES is encoded by the coding sequence ATGAGCGCCCTTCCCGTGCTGACCTCGCCCCTGCTCGACGTGGCCGGCGTGCGGCACGCCTTCTTCACCCGCCAGGGCGGGGTCTCGCAGGGGATCTACGCCAGCCTGAACGTCGGCCTGGGCTCCAACGACGACCCCGAGGCCGTGCGCGAGAACCGCCGCCGCGCCGCCGCCCACTTCGCCGCCGGGACGATCGTCACCGCCTACCAGGTCCATTCGCCCGACGCGGTGCTCGCCTCGCAGCCGTGGCCGGAGGCTGCGCCCCACGCCGACGCGGTGGTCAGCGCCACGCCGGGCCTGGTCTGCGGCGCCCTGGCGGCCGACTGCGCCCCGGTGCTGATCGCCGATCCGGAAGCCCGCGTGGTCGCCGCCGCCCACGCCGGCTGGAAGGGCGCGCTCACCGGCGTCGTCGAATCCGCGGTGGCCCAGATGGAGGCGCTGGGCGCGACTCGCAGTCGCATGCGCGCCGCCGTCGGCCCCTGCATCGGCCCGCAGTCCTACGAGGTGGGGCTGGAATTCCTCGACCGGTTCACCGCCGCCGACCGGGGCCACGCGCAGTTCTTCGCGCCCGGCGCCGCGCCCGAAAAGCGCCTGTTCGACCTGCCCGCCTTCGTGCTGGCGCGGCTGCGGGCCGCCGGAATCGAGGCCTGCGAATGGGTCGGCCGCGACACCTGCGCCGAGCCGGAGCTGTTTTTCTCCAACCGCCGGGCCTTCAGGACCGCGGAGCTGGACTACGGCCGGCTGCTGTCGGCGATCGTGCTTGAGTCCTGA
- a CDS encoding class I SAM-dependent methyltransferase, translating into MSLRERLAEQIAQGGPISVAQYMTACLHDPEFGYYATRPALGADGDFVTAPLVSQMFGELIGVWAASAWEMIGRPAKVRLVEMGPGDGTLMSDLLRAARHAPGFAQAAEVWLVEVSEPLQRRQRERLDADIRWAASLDEVPAGAPILLVANELLDCLPARQFVRTPVGWAEQVVGLDADGSLAFGIAATPAAGLLPDAAVGAVYEQSSAQAALGAELGRRVVADGGAALLIDYGRAEPGFGDTLQALRRHRKVDPLACPGEADLTVHADFPAVLAAAQAHGATSAILTQAAFLARMGIGERAEALVRTRPDRASVIGRQLNRLMAADEMGELFKVACLHSPGWVPPAFDED; encoded by the coding sequence ATGAGCCTGCGTGAGCGGCTGGCCGAGCAGATCGCCCAGGGCGGGCCGATCAGCGTCGCCCAGTACATGACCGCCTGCCTGCACGATCCGGAGTTCGGCTACTACGCCACCCGCCCGGCGCTGGGCGCGGACGGCGACTTCGTCACCGCGCCCCTGGTCAGCCAGATGTTCGGCGAGCTGATCGGCGTCTGGGCGGCCTCGGCCTGGGAGATGATCGGCCGCCCCGCCAAGGTCCGGCTGGTGGAAATGGGTCCCGGCGACGGCACGCTGATGAGCGACCTACTGCGCGCCGCCCGCCACGCCCCGGGCTTCGCGCAGGCCGCCGAGGTCTGGCTGGTCGAGGTCTCCGAGCCGCTGCAGCGGCGCCAGCGCGAGCGGCTGGACGCCGACATCCGCTGGGCGGCGAGCCTCGACGAGGTGCCAGCCGGCGCGCCGATCCTGCTGGTGGCCAACGAGCTGCTGGACTGCCTGCCCGCCCGCCAGTTCGTGCGCACCCCGGTGGGCTGGGCCGAGCAGGTGGTGGGCCTGGACGCCGACGGGTCGCTGGCGTTCGGCATAGCCGCCACCCCGGCCGCCGGCCTCTTGCCCGACGCGGCCGTCGGCGCGGTCTACGAGCAGTCCTCCGCCCAGGCGGCGCTGGGCGCCGAGCTCGGCCGGCGGGTCGTCGCCGACGGCGGCGCGGCCCTGCTGATCGACTACGGCCGCGCCGAGCCGGGCTTCGGCGACACCCTGCAGGCGCTGCGCCGCCACCGGAAGGTCGATCCCCTCGCCTGCCCTGGCGAGGCGGACCTGACCGTGCATGCGGACTTCCCCGCCGTGCTCGCCGCCGCGCAGGCGCACGGCGCAACGAGCGCCATCCTCACCCAGGCCGCCTTCCTGGCGCGCATGGGCATCGGCGAGCGCGCCGAGGCGCTGGTGAGGACCCGGCCGGACCGGGCCTCGGTGATCGGCCGCCAGCTCAACCGGCTGATGGCCGCCGACGAGATGGGCGAGCTGTTCAAGGTCGCCTGCCTGCATTCCCCCGGCTGGGTCCCGCCCGCCTTCGACGAGGACTAG
- the lgt gene encoding prolipoprotein diacylglyceryl transferase produces the protein MPFPDFDPVLIHLGPIAIRWYALAYVAGILLGWRYAVSMVRNARLWTHRAPPVTPLQIDDMMLWVTLGVIVGGRLGHVVFYTPELFWTDPLEIFKTWHGGMSFHGGALGVLLALSVYAWRNKVDPLSLGDIAAAATPIGLFFGRIANFINGELWGRPTTAPWGMVFPGAGPEPRHPSQLYEAALEGVVLFLVLRWATHVARLTNRRGVVMGMFIAGYGIIRISLENVREPDAYMPHFPLGLTMGMMLSAPMVLAGLFLVWRGMREPLPPARPVEAAAPASKPAREADEPA, from the coding sequence GTGCCCTTCCCGGATTTCGATCCCGTCCTCATCCACCTGGGCCCGATCGCGATCCGCTGGTACGCCCTGGCCTACGTGGCCGGGATCCTGCTGGGCTGGCGCTATGCGGTGAGCATGGTGCGCAACGCCCGGCTGTGGACGCACCGGGCGCCGCCGGTCACCCCCTTGCAGATCGACGACATGATGCTGTGGGTGACGCTGGGCGTCATCGTCGGCGGCCGCCTGGGCCACGTGGTCTTCTACACGCCGGAGCTGTTCTGGACGGACCCGCTGGAGATCTTCAAGACCTGGCACGGCGGCATGAGCTTCCACGGCGGGGCGCTCGGGGTGCTGCTGGCGCTCTCGGTCTATGCCTGGCGCAACAAGGTCGACCCGCTGAGCCTGGGCGACATCGCCGCCGCGGCCACGCCGATCGGCCTGTTCTTCGGCCGGATCGCCAACTTCATCAACGGCGAGCTGTGGGGCCGGCCCACCACCGCGCCGTGGGGCATGGTGTTCCCGGGCGCGGGTCCCGAGCCGCGCCATCCCAGCCAGCTCTACGAGGCGGCGCTGGAGGGCGTCGTGCTCTTCCTGGTGCTGCGCTGGGCCACCCACGTGGCCAGGCTCACCAACCGCCGCGGGGTGGTCATGGGCATGTTCATCGCCGGCTACGGGATCATCCGCATCTCGCTGGAGAACGTCCGCGAGCCGGACGCCTACATGCCCCACTTCCCGCTCGGCCTGACCATGGGGATGATGCTGTCGGCGCCGATGGTGCTGGCCGGCCTGTTCCTGGTCTGGCGCGGCATGCGCGAGCCGCTGCCGCCCGCCCGGCCGGTCGAGGCCGCCGCGCCTGCGTCCAAGCCCGCCCGCGAGGCCGATGAGCCTGCGTGA
- a CDS encoding accessory factor UbiK family protein, with protein sequence MQTQNPFLDEMAKLTTAAMGLAQAAGDEAKAAFRSQADRIAAEFDLIRREDFDALKAEVAALRAEIAALRGTQAPGAAGAADAP encoded by the coding sequence ATGCAGACGCAGAACCCCTTTCTGGACGAAATGGCCAAACTGACGACCGCCGCCATGGGCCTGGCCCAGGCGGCCGGAGACGAGGCGAAGGCCGCCTTCCGATCCCAGGCCGACCGCATCGCCGCCGAGTTCGATCTGATCCGCCGCGAGGACTTCGACGCCCTGAAGGCCGAGGTCGCCGCGCTGCGGGCCGAGATCGCCGCGCTGCGCGGGACACAGGCGCCCGGCGCCGCCGGTGCGGCCGACGCACCCTGA
- a CDS encoding YbjN domain-containing protein: protein MDTTQSDENVLLANDPLDVVEHVLAAENLPFDRTEDGDLAFSLAGDWKDYELWFAWRPEGDCLQLCLSMDLTATKEQREAAHELIAAINPRVWLGHFELWEDGEIIFRHGMALMTNEQPSLAQAAAMIDVAVEGADRFFPAFDFLVRGSKSPQEAIAACMFETVGEA from the coding sequence ATGGACACCACCCAGTCTGACGAAAACGTCCTCCTCGCCAACGATCCTCTCGATGTCGTGGAGCACGTGCTTGCGGCGGAGAACCTACCGTTCGACCGTACCGAAGACGGGGACCTGGCCTTTTCCCTGGCCGGCGATTGGAAAGACTACGAGCTCTGGTTCGCCTGGCGGCCGGAGGGCGACTGCCTGCAGCTCTGCCTCTCGATGGACCTGACGGCGACCAAGGAACAGCGCGAGGCCGCCCACGAACTGATCGCCGCGATCAATCCGCGGGTCTGGCTGGGCCACTTCGAACTCTGGGAAGACGGCGAGATCATCTTCCGCCACGGCATGGCGCTGATGACCAACGAACAGCCGAGCCTGGCGCAGGCCGCGGCGATGATCGACGTGGCCGTGGAAGGCGCCGACCGCTTCTTCCCGGCCTTCGACTTCCTGGTGCGCGGCTCGAAGTCTCCGCAGGAGGCGATCGCCGCCTGCATGTTCGAGACCGTCGGCGAGGCCTGA